In a single window of the Deinococcus aetherius genome:
- a CDS encoding YcjF family protein, with protein sequence MLPLVKQVLDNFNLDVDPALSLDENVEEVIKSAALLSGAIAVEPVPFADILLITPVQAKMVLHIGKIYGFDINPTRAREIAQELGATVAYGVMARQVMRGLAKLALPVIGGLITAPAVYGWTFALGRVAQRYFERKRQGLPFEKKEQVRVVQEAKEQTRRVLPSAQDFSDLASELRRRAEEKHKGQGTDPRNLN encoded by the coding sequence ATGCTGCCCCTCGTCAAGCAGGTGCTCGACAACTTCAACCTCGACGTGGACCCGGCCCTCAGTCTCGACGAGAACGTCGAGGAGGTCATCAAGAGCGCGGCCCTGCTGTCGGGTGCCATCGCGGTCGAGCCCGTCCCCTTCGCGGACATCCTGCTCATCACGCCCGTGCAGGCCAAGATGGTGCTGCACATCGGCAAGATTTACGGCTTCGACATCAACCCCACCCGCGCCCGCGAGATCGCGCAGGAACTCGGCGCGACTGTCGCCTACGGCGTGATGGCCCGGCAGGTCATGCGCGGCCTCGCCAAGCTGGCCCTGCCCGTGATCGGCGGCCTGATCACCGCGCCCGCCGTGTACGGCTGGACCTTCGCCCTCGGGCGGGTCGCGCAGCGGTACTTCGAGCGCAAGCGTCAGGGCCTCCCCTTCGAGAAAAAGGAGCAGGTCCGCGTGGTGCAGGAGGCCAAGGAGCAGACCCGCCGCGTGCTGCCCAGCGCGCAGGATTTCAGCGACCTAGCCTCCGAACTCCGCCGCCGCGCCGAGGAGAAGCACAAAGGGCAGGGCACCGACCCCCGCAACCTGAACTGA
- the cysS gene encoding cysteine--tRNA ligase, protein MTQAPTRTPDPDILLYDTMQRQKVRFVPTAPGRVGMYLCGPTVYSDAHLGHAKKEVAFDVIRRALMHFGYAVRYVTNVTDVGHLQNDSDDGEDKLLARARLESLEPMEVADKYFWSFVRDMDALNVLKPSINPRATGHVPEQIKLIEELIERGHAYEANGSVYFDVRSWPEYGKLSGRRLDDQEEGTREEVREEKRDPRDFALWKRAEPGHIMRWESPWGLGFPGWHIECSAMSLKYLGEGFDIHGGGLDLQFPHHEAEIAQSEAAGHPFARYWMHNNMLTIGGEKMSKSKGNFTTVQDVLARHDPMVVRFLLVSSHYRSVTEFSDAAFESARSGYRRLSEALHEVERRLPSAPERPEPALLAKIGGHVREFEDAMRDDFNTPRAVAALFGLTTDVNAALNAEEVGREALEAARDAYRTLGGDVLGLFAEGGATARQDDTQVVDALMDLVLKARQNYRLNKQYAQADELRGTLARVGVTVEDTKEGPRWRR, encoded by the coding sequence ATGACCCAAGCACCCACCCGCACGCCCGATCCCGACATCCTCCTGTACGACACCATGCAGCGCCAGAAGGTCCGCTTCGTCCCGACCGCGCCCGGCCGCGTGGGCATGTACCTGTGCGGGCCGACCGTCTACTCCGACGCGCACCTGGGGCACGCGAAGAAGGAGGTCGCCTTCGACGTGATTCGCCGCGCCCTGATGCATTTCGGGTACGCGGTGCGCTACGTGACGAACGTGACCGACGTGGGCCACCTCCAGAACGACTCCGACGACGGCGAGGACAAGCTGCTCGCCCGCGCCCGGCTGGAGAGCCTCGAACCGATGGAGGTCGCCGACAAGTATTTCTGGTCCTTCGTGCGCGACATGGACGCCCTGAACGTCCTCAAGCCCTCCATCAACCCCCGCGCGACCGGCCACGTCCCCGAGCAGATCAAACTGATCGAGGAACTCATCGAGCGCGGCCACGCCTACGAGGCGAACGGGAGCGTGTACTTCGACGTGCGCTCGTGGCCCGAGTACGGCAAGCTCTCGGGGCGCAGGCTCGACGACCAGGAGGAGGGCACCCGCGAGGAGGTGCGCGAGGAGAAGCGTGATCCACGCGACTTCGCCCTCTGGAAGCGGGCCGAACCCGGCCACATCATGCGCTGGGAGTCGCCGTGGGGCCTTGGTTTTCCCGGCTGGCACATCGAGTGCAGCGCGATGAGCCTCAAGTACCTCGGGGAGGGCTTCGACATCCACGGGGGCGGCCTGGACCTCCAGTTCCCGCACCACGAGGCGGAGATCGCGCAGTCGGAAGCGGCGGGTCATCCTTTCGCCCGCTACTGGATGCACAACAACATGCTCACCATCGGCGGCGAGAAGATGAGCAAGAGCAAGGGCAACTTCACGACCGTACAGGACGTGCTGGCCCGGCACGACCCGATGGTGGTGCGCTTCCTGCTGGTGTCGAGCCACTACCGCTCGGTGACCGAGTTCAGTGACGCCGCCTTCGAGAGCGCCCGAAGTGGCTACCGCCGCCTCTCCGAGGCCCTGCACGAGGTCGAGCGCCGCCTGCCCTCCGCCCCCGAGCGGCCCGAACCGGCGTTGCTGGCGAAGATCGGGGGCCACGTCCGGGAGTTCGAGGACGCTATGCGCGACGACTTCAACACACCGCGCGCGGTCGCCGCCCTCTTCGGCCTGACGACCGACGTGAACGCGGCCCTGAACGCCGAGGAGGTCGGGCGGGAGGCGCTGGAGGCGGCGCGGGACGCCTACCGCACCCTCGGCGGGGACGTGCTGGGCCTCTTCGCGGAGGGCGGCGCAACTGCACGACAGGACGACACACAGGTTGTGGACGCCCTGATGGACCTCGTGCTCAAGGCGCGGCAGAACTACCGCCTGAACAAGCAGTACGCCCAGGCCGACGAGTTGCGGGGGACCCTGGCACGGGTCGGCGTGACGGTCGAGGACACCAAGGAGGGGCCCCGCTGGCGGCGCTGA
- a CDS encoding AI-2E family transporter → MIAPPKPLNAFQYVWRSPWVRAAAFLIAFYVAYRLLGRVGSVVVDFAVAFLIAYLANPLLNWLERGRVKRGLGVFFVLLIFAGVFALAGALLITVSAQFIELLGSLPAQIERLSVLLDRSFTWLGERGVTGLDGVRERLTETVQTYVQNLGQNFIPILQNVLNSTGTLFSRLVSIGGILGQVLLILLLSVYLMLDYSRVNAALLRFFPRPWQPKVLEFTGLVGTAVGGYVRGQLLIALFIGVFVWLGLTLIGIPSAAAIGFLAGAFNIVPYLGPIIGATPALLLALPSGWVKMLLVVVIFVAANQIEGNFLSPYILSRTTDLHPITVLVAILVGVALFGFAGALLAVPTVALGKLLLEKYYYPSRVYTEGP, encoded by the coding sequence ATGATCGCGCCCCCCAAACCGCTCAACGCCTTTCAATACGTGTGGCGCAGCCCGTGGGTGCGTGCGGCCGCGTTCCTGATCGCCTTCTACGTCGCCTACCGTCTGCTGGGCCGGGTCGGCTCGGTCGTCGTGGACTTCGCGGTGGCCTTTTTGATCGCCTACCTCGCCAATCCCCTGCTCAACTGGCTGGAACGGGGCCGGGTCAAGCGGGGCCTGGGCGTCTTTTTCGTGCTGCTGATCTTCGCGGGCGTCTTCGCGCTGGCAGGGGCACTGCTCATCACCGTGTCGGCCCAGTTTATCGAGCTGCTGGGCAGCCTGCCCGCGCAGATCGAGCGCCTGAGCGTGCTGCTCGACCGCTCCTTCACCTGGCTGGGCGAGCGGGGCGTGACCGGGCTCGACGGGGTGCGCGAGCGCCTGACGGAGACGGTGCAGACCTACGTGCAGAACCTGGGCCAGAACTTCATCCCGATCCTGCAAAACGTGCTCAACTCCACCGGCACGCTCTTCAGCCGCCTGGTGTCCATCGGCGGCATCCTGGGGCAGGTCCTGCTGATCCTGCTCCTGAGCGTGTACCTGATGCTCGACTACAGCCGGGTGAACGCCGCCCTGCTGCGCTTCTTCCCGCGCCCCTGGCAGCCCAAGGTGCTGGAATTCACCGGGCTGGTCGGCACGGCGGTCGGGGGGTACGTGCGCGGGCAACTCCTGATCGCCCTGTTCATCGGCGTGTTCGTGTGGCTGGGGCTCACCCTGATCGGCATTCCGAGCGCCGCCGCCATCGGCTTTCTCGCCGGAGCCTTCAACATCGTGCCGTACCTGGGGCCGATCATCGGCGCGACGCCCGCCCTGCTCCTCGCCCTGCCGTCGGGCTGGGTCAAGATGCTGCTCGTCGTCGTGATCTTCGTGGCCGCCAACCAGATCGAGGGCAACTTCCTGAGCCCCTACATCCTGAGCCGGACCACCGACCTCCACCCCATCACCGTGCTCGTCGCCATCCTCGTCGGCGTGGCCCTCTTCGGCTTCGCGGGGGCGCTGCTCGCCGTGCCCACCGTCGCCCTCGGGAAGCTGCTGCTGGAGAAGTATTACTATCCCAGCCGGGTCTACACCGAAGGGCCGTAG
- a CDS encoding VOC family protein, whose protein sequence is MLKHVSFLARDLAATLAFYGRLGGVVEKDVTTPEGFRRGVVRLGGGRLQFFQMGGETPAPHEHWAEHVALHVPGLRALLPELRAAGVIVTRDLQSSPSGRDMAFVLDPDGRQVELLEAEG, encoded by the coding sequence ATGCTCAAGCACGTCTCCTTCCTCGCCCGGGACCTCGCCGCCACCCTCGCCTTTTACGGGCGGCTGGGCGGCGTGGTCGAGAAGGACGTGACCACCCCCGAGGGCTTCCGGCGCGGGGTGGTGCGGCTGGGCGGGGGACGGCTCCAGTTCTTCCAGATGGGGGGAGAGACGCCCGCCCCGCACGAACACTGGGCCGAGCACGTCGCGCTGCATGTCCCCGGCCTGCGCGCCCTGCTCCCCGAGTTGCGCGCGGCGGGCGTGATCGTCACCCGTGACCTCCAGTCCAGCCCCAGCGGGCGAGACATGGCCTTCGTGCTCGACCCGGACGGGCGGCAGGTGGAGCTCTTGGAGGCGGAAGGTTGA
- a CDS encoding DUF5872 domain-containing protein: protein MNKKPEEKYTDPELRERLKEEIMQSDKGGVPGQWSARKSQLLVREYEAHGGGYIGEKDEAARSLEHWTEQDWQTVDGDERARHGDSVSRYLPKAVWEALTPEERREAEQSKVHGSEEGEQHVDWPPAVRHAMERFEREQGGK from the coding sequence ATGAACAAGAAACCCGAGGAGAAGTACACCGACCCCGAACTCCGCGAACGGCTCAAGGAAGAGATTATGCAATCCGACAAGGGCGGCGTTCCCGGGCAGTGGTCGGCGCGCAAGAGCCAGTTGCTCGTCCGCGAGTACGAGGCGCACGGCGGAGGGTACATCGGCGAGAAGGACGAGGCCGCCCGCTCGCTCGAACACTGGACCGAGCAGGACTGGCAGACCGTGGACGGCGACGAGCGCGCCCGGCACGGGGACAGCGTAAGCCGTTACCTGCCCAAGGCGGTCTGGGAGGCCCTGACCCCCGAGGAGCGCCGCGAGGCCGAGCAGAGCAAGGTGCACGGCTCGGAGGAGGGCGAGCAGCATGTGGACTGGCCCCCCGCCGTGCGCCACGCCATGGAGCGGTTCGAGAGGGAGCAGGGCGGCAAGTAG
- a CDS encoding aldo/keto reductase, protein MEYRQLLGTDLTVSAVGFGVWTVGTTWWGVKDEDMAVRLLRRAFDLGVTFFDNADTYASGRAEEIQRRALGDVRGEIVIGTKFGYDIYTHPERPGQQERPHDWTPAYLRKALEGSLKRLGTDYIDYYQLHNPRVDAIQKDDLWAELEKLKAEGLIRAYGTALGPALNERQIEEGIASIKERRAPTQIIYNLLEQVLGEQILPVAEGEGVGVMARVPHASGLLEGYMTLDTEFEPGDHRNWRLTTNARRKAWMEDGLKKVEGLNERFLDGRTIGQLAIQFALRSPAMASVLPNIYDEKGLEEYAATFEAAPLTDAEYDGIQALYRDNFGLATDLRGQEVAR, encoded by the coding sequence ATGGAATACCGACAACTACTCGGCACCGACCTGACCGTGAGTGCGGTGGGCTTCGGCGTGTGGACGGTAGGCACGACGTGGTGGGGCGTCAAGGACGAGGACATGGCCGTGCGTCTGCTCCGGCGCGCCTTCGACCTTGGCGTCACCTTCTTCGACAACGCGGACACCTACGCCTCGGGCCGCGCCGAGGAAATCCAGCGCCGCGCCCTCGGTGACGTGCGGGGTGAGATCGTCATCGGCACGAAGTTCGGCTACGACATCTACACCCACCCCGAGCGCCCCGGCCAGCAGGAGCGCCCGCACGACTGGACGCCCGCCTACCTCCGTAAGGCACTCGAAGGCTCGCTGAAGAGATTGGGCACCGACTACATCGACTATTACCAGCTTCATAACCCGCGTGTGGACGCCATTCAGAAGGACGACCTGTGGGCGGAGTTGGAAAAGCTCAAGGCGGAGGGATTGATCCGCGCCTACGGCACCGCCCTCGGCCCCGCGCTGAACGAGCGCCAGATCGAGGAGGGCATCGCCTCCATCAAGGAGCGCCGCGCGCCCACCCAGATCATCTACAACCTGCTGGAACAGGTCCTCGGCGAGCAGATTCTGCCCGTGGCCGAGGGGGAGGGCGTGGGCGTGATGGCCCGCGTGCCGCACGCCTCGGGGCTCCTGGAGGGCTACATGACCCTCGACACCGAGTTCGAGCCCGGCGACCACCGTAACTGGCGCCTGACGACGAACGCCCGCCGCAAGGCGTGGATGGAGGACGGTCTCAAGAAGGTCGAGGGGCTGAACGAGCGTTTCCTCGACGGACGCACCATCGGCCAGCTCGCCATCCAGTTCGCCCTGCGCTCCCCCGCGATGGCGAGCGTCCTTCCCAACATCTACGACGAGAAGGGGCTGGAGGAATACGCCGCCACCTTCGAGGCCGCGCCGCTGACGGACGCCGAGTACGACGGCATTCAGGCCCTCTACCGCGACAACTTCGGCCTGGCGACCGACCTGCGCGGGCAGGAGGTGGCAAGGTGA
- a CDS encoding chlorite dismutase family protein → MMVDLDPSGQVTQRDPDRAQRQFLNYAFFKLDPAFRRLPHFEREEIKAEFLAAAQGWVDEAPAEKGIIQRTYSLVGVRGDVDFMLWRIAFDVREFQEAQGRLNRTRLMGYLTQPYNYVSMQRRSQYVNRVEGSGHGLEVLPGQGKYLFIYPFIKTRPWYDLTPHSRQGMMDEHIYASAPFKGVRINTSYSYGIDDQEFVVSFDSDYPQEFVDLVHRLRYTEASMYTLRDTPMFTCVKKELADVMEDLG, encoded by the coding sequence ATGATGGTGGACCTCGACCCCAGCGGGCAGGTCACCCAGCGGGACCCCGACCGCGCCCAGCGCCAGTTCCTGAACTACGCCTTTTTCAAGCTCGACCCCGCCTTCCGCCGCCTGCCACACTTCGAGCGCGAGGAGATCAAGGCCGAATTCCTGGCCGCTGCCCAGGGCTGGGTGGACGAGGCGCCCGCAGAGAAGGGCATCATCCAGCGGACCTACAGCCTCGTGGGCGTGCGCGGGGACGTGGACTTCATGTTGTGGCGGATCGCCTTCGACGTGCGCGAGTTTCAGGAGGCGCAGGGGCGACTCAACCGCACCCGATTGATGGGCTACCTGACCCAGCCCTACAACTACGTCTCGATGCAGCGGCGCAGCCAGTACGTGAACCGCGTCGAGGGCAGCGGGCACGGCCTCGAAGTCCTGCCGGGGCAGGGCAAGTACCTCTTTATCTACCCCTTCATCAAGACCCGCCCGTGGTACGACCTGACGCCGCACTCGCGCCAGGGCATGATGGACGAGCACATCTACGCCTCGGCGCCCTTCAAGGGCGTGCGGATCAACACCTCGTACTCCTACGGCATCGACGATCAGGAGTTCGTGGTGTCCTTCGACTCCGACTACCCGCAGGAGTTCGTGGACCTCGTTCACCGCCTGCGCTACACCGAGGCGAGCATGTACACGCTGCGGGACACGCCGATGTTCACGTGTGTGAAAAAGGAGCTGGCGGACGTGATGGAGGATTTGGGGTAG
- a CDS encoding DNA-3-methyladenine glycosylase 2 family protein: MALTRETMLARMLASDPAYDGRFITGVVSTGIYCLPSCKARKPRPENVVFHATPDEARAAGLRPCLRCRPDDFYLGYHADEVLVEGLASALTLDPGSYRDLGALAAMAGVSLSKLHDLFRKHYHTTPADFLARSRIRAAKRALLTTERPITEIAFEVGFESLSTFGSNFRKYSAMTPQAFRRWRTGPVFELALPGDYPREVILRALARDPPGPTARVEGHVYTTALRLGEARVVVQVSLNGRTARCAVSAGAGLEVGQRLELHGRLLGLLGLHADPLRFEAQVGREADLRPLIEDRRGLRFPLLTDPFDALVWAILGQQVSFARACTLRFRLVERWGQPVAGGLYALPSPEALARLGAADLLPLGLTRARAETLIGAALAVADGRLPLAALEAQSVTRIERLLLAVRGIGPWTAHYVLMHGYGFPDCVPLGDSGLGESLKRFFALGTRPTHPEMARLMRRFAPYRSLATLRLWHHLTQPSPAGSQENL, from the coding sequence ATGGCCCTCACCCGCGAAACGATGCTCGCCCGGATGCTGGCCTCCGACCCTGCGTATGACGGCAGGTTCATCACGGGCGTCGTGAGCACGGGCATCTACTGCTTGCCGTCCTGCAAGGCCAGAAAACCCAGACCCGAGAACGTGGTGTTCCACGCGACACCGGACGAGGCGAGGGCTGCCGGGCTTCGCCCCTGCTTGCGTTGTCGTCCCGACGACTTCTACCTCGGGTATCACGCCGATGAAGTGCTGGTGGAGGGTCTCGCCTCGGCCCTGACGCTCGACCCGGGTTCTTACCGCGACCTGGGTGCGTTGGCCGCAATGGCAGGGGTGAGTCTCAGCAAGCTCCACGACCTGTTTCGCAAGCATTACCACACCACTCCCGCCGACTTCCTGGCCCGCAGCCGAATCCGCGCGGCCAAACGTGCCTTGCTGACCACCGAGCGGCCCATCACGGAGATCGCCTTCGAGGTCGGCTTTGAAAGTCTCTCGACCTTTGGGAGCAACTTCCGCAAGTACAGCGCGATGACGCCACAAGCCTTCCGCCGCTGGAGAACTGGGCCCGTCTTCGAACTGGCGCTTCCCGGGGACTATCCGCGAGAGGTGATCCTGCGCGCGCTCGCCCGTGACCCGCCGGGCCCGACTGCCCGAGTCGAGGGCCACGTCTACACGACCGCGCTGCGTCTGGGCGAGGCCCGCGTGGTGGTGCAAGTCTCTTTGAATGGCCGTACCGCCCGGTGTGCTGTCTCTGCGGGGGCCGGGCTGGAGGTCGGCCAACGGCTGGAATTGCACGGGCGCCTGCTGGGCCTCCTGGGCCTGCACGCGGACCCCCTCCGGTTTGAAGCCCAGGTGGGGCGTGAGGCGGACCTGCGCCCCCTGATCGAAGACCGGCGGGGCCTGCGCTTTCCTCTGCTGACCGACCCCTTCGATGCCCTGGTCTGGGCCATCCTGGGGCAGCAGGTCTCCTTTGCCCGCGCCTGTACCCTGCGGTTTCGGCTGGTGGAGCGCTGGGGTCAACCGGTGGCGGGAGGACTGTACGCCTTGCCGTCCCCGGAGGCGCTCGCCCGCCTTGGGGCCGCTGACCTCCTGCCCCTGGGATTGACCCGGGCCAGGGCCGAGACCCTGATCGGCGCGGCTCTGGCCGTCGCAGACGGCAGGCTCCCGCTGGCCGCTTTGGAGGCGCAGTCTGTCACTCGCATTGAGCGCCTGTTGCTGGCGGTGCGCGGCATCGGGCCGTGGACGGCGCATTACGTCCTGATGCATGGCTACGGCTTTCCCGACTGCGTGCCTCTGGGCGATTCCGGCCTGGGCGAGAGCCTGAAGCGCTTCTTTGCCCTGGGCACTCGCCCCACCCACCCGGAAATGGCCCGCCTGATGCGACGCTTCGCGCCGTACCGTAGTCTCGCCACGCTCCGCCTCTGGCACCACCTGACCCAGCCTTCTCCGGCGGGCAGCCAGGAGAACCTATGA
- a CDS encoding isocitrate lyase/PEP mutase family protein, whose translation MNRHEQAQVFSNLHHTGHGFVLPNAWDAASARLFEAAGFPAIGTTSAGIAYARGRRDGQRLSRDEMLRELSAIVRAVGVPVTADVEAGYGDAAEDVAQTVRLAVGMGAVGINLEDGTGGENLPLYVLEDQQRRLAAARSAAREAGLPFVVNARTDTYLTGFGENETQRYEETVLRGRAYLEAGADVVFVPGLVHLPTLRALVRDLGGPLNVMVVPGAPSVSELLGLGVMRISLGQGAMLAALGLVAEIARELKECGTYTALERSFYGFREAEGLFSS comes from the coding sequence ATGAATCGGCACGAACAGGCCCAGGTCTTCTCGAACCTTCACCACACTGGGCACGGCTTTGTGCTGCCCAACGCCTGGGACGCGGCCAGCGCCCGTCTATTCGAGGCGGCGGGTTTTCCGGCCATCGGGACCACCAGCGCGGGGATCGCATATGCCCGGGGGCGTCGTGACGGGCAACGCTTGTCCCGGGACGAGATGCTGCGTGAGCTGTCCGCTATCGTCCGTGCCGTCGGTGTTCCCGTGACGGCGGATGTGGAGGCCGGGTATGGTGACGCAGCCGAGGATGTGGCCCAAACAGTCCGCCTCGCCGTGGGCATGGGAGCCGTAGGCATCAATCTAGAGGACGGCACCGGGGGGGAAAACCTGCCTCTGTACGTCCTGGAGGATCAGCAACGGCGCCTCGCTGCCGCCCGTTCTGCGGCAAGGGAAGCGGGCCTGCCCTTCGTCGTCAACGCCCGCACCGACACGTACCTCACCGGCTTCGGGGAGAACGAGACGCAGCGCTACGAGGAGACGGTGCTGCGCGGGCGGGCCTATCTGGAGGCCGGAGCGGACGTGGTGTTCGTGCCCGGTCTGGTTCACCTGCCCACGTTGAGGGCGCTCGTCCGTGACCTGGGCGGGCCTCTGAACGTGATGGTCGTACCCGGCGCTCCGAGTGTTTCCGAACTGCTCGGTCTGGGCGTCATGCGGATCAGCCTGGGGCAGGGGGCCATGTTGGCGGCGCTGGGCTTGGTGGCGGAGATCGCACGCGAGTTGAAGGAGTGCGGAACGTACACCGCGCTTGAGCGCTCGTTCTACGGCTTCCGTGAGGCGGAAGGGCTGTTTTCTTCCTGA
- a CDS encoding response regulator, with the protein MTAEPLPAPTVRVLLVDDHAVVRQGLRLFLGLDPSIEVVGEAANGEEALAQAGTLRPQVVVMDLMMPVMDGIQATRLLRRQHPDTEVIALTSTLEEHKVNGAIEAGAIGYMLKDASSDTLADAIHAAARGEVRLHPEAARRLVRDFRTPDMRETLTPKETIVLQLIARGHSNRDIAQDQGVSEATVKTHVSRLLSKLGLESRTQAALYALRHGLARLEEG; encoded by the coding sequence GTGACCGCCGAACCCCTCCCTGCCCCCACCGTGCGCGTGCTCCTCGTGGACGACCACGCCGTCGTCCGGCAGGGGCTGCGGCTCTTTCTGGGCCTCGACCCCTCCATCGAGGTCGTCGGCGAGGCCGCCAACGGCGAGGAGGCGCTCGCCCAGGCGGGCACCCTGCGCCCCCAGGTCGTCGTGATGGACCTGATGATGCCCGTGATGGACGGCATCCAGGCCACCCGGCTCCTACGCCGCCAGCACCCCGACACCGAGGTCATCGCGCTGACGAGCACCCTGGAGGAGCACAAGGTCAACGGCGCCATCGAGGCCGGGGCCATCGGCTACATGCTCAAGGACGCCTCCTCGGATACCCTCGCCGACGCCATCCACGCCGCCGCCCGGGGCGAGGTGCGGCTGCACCCCGAGGCCGCCCGCCGCCTGGTCCGCGACTTCCGCACCCCAGACATGCGCGAGACGCTGACTCCCAAGGAGACCATCGTGCTGCAACTTATCGCGCGGGGCCACTCCAACCGCGACATCGCCCAGGACCAGGGCGTGAGCGAGGCCACCGTCAAGACGCACGTGAGCCGACTCTTGAGCAAGCTGGGACTGGAGAGCCGGACGCAGGCGGCGCTCTACGCGCTGCGGCACGGGCTGGCGCGGCTGGAGGAGGGGTGA
- a CDS encoding DUF4097 domain-containing protein, with translation MTIARRPPDRPLPPVLARIALGLALVAGGVGLGWQGAQVTPTPGLSTVRTPLRVPLAGANSLNVRLEGDRTTLLVGGLAWPERAALVGTATRRERNPVELATIRQEGTLHTNLRLNVRPLNEGVIRGGTTPLQHKLDVGLTRGVPVTLSTDSYSGDARLDLHALRLRALSVRSSFGDVTATLPGRQSGPLTFVTLGGDVDLRARPEWRSPALRVNTESGDVRLALGSARTEALNLGTRSGDVTGELPRVDRLSVTTGSGDVDLNLPDGAAGTFDFRSEGGRMTLVVPRDLSTRVRFTDRNTVELPEGWLRQGNTAASTSRALDAPDLDLFIDARVSDLATRDPGTSPEGDPTP, from the coding sequence GTGACCATTGCCCGGCGCCCTCCCGACCGCCCCCTGCCCCCGGTTCTCGCGCGCATCGCGCTGGGGCTCGCGCTCGTGGCGGGCGGGGTGGGGCTGGGCTGGCAGGGCGCGCAGGTCACGCCCACGCCCGGCCTGAGCACGGTTCGGACACCCCTGCGCGTCCCGCTGGCAGGCGCGAACTCGCTGAACGTCCGGCTGGAGGGGGACCGCACCACCCTCCTCGTCGGCGGGCTGGCGTGGCCCGAACGGGCGGCCCTCGTCGGCACGGCCACCCGCCGCGAGCGCAACCCGGTGGAACTGGCGACGATCCGGCAGGAGGGCACCCTCCACACCAACCTGCGCCTGAACGTCAGGCCGCTGAACGAGGGGGTGATCCGGGGAGGCACCACGCCCCTGCAACACAAGCTGGACGTGGGGCTGACCCGGGGCGTGCCCGTCACCCTTTCGACCGACTCCTACAGCGGCGACGCGCGGCTGGACCTCCACGCCCTGCGGCTACGGGCGCTCAGCGTGCGGTCGAGTTTCGGGGACGTGACGGCCACCCTGCCGGGGCGCCAGAGCGGGCCGCTGACCTTCGTGACGCTGGGGGGCGACGTGGACCTGCGCGCCCGGCCCGAGTGGCGCTCGCCCGCCCTGCGCGTGAATACCGAGAGCGGCGACGTGCGCCTCGCCCTGGGGAGCGCCCGCACCGAGGCGTTAAATCTCGGCACCCGCAGCGGCGACGTGACGGGCGAGTTGCCGCGCGTGGACCGCCTGAGCGTGACCACGGGCTCGGGCGACGTGGACCTGAACCTCCCCGACGGGGCGGCGGGCACCTTCGACTTTCGCTCGGAGGGGGGGCGGATGACGCTGGTGGTGCCGCGCGACCTCTCCACCCGGGTCCGCTTCACCGACCGCAATACGGTCGAGCTGCCGGAGGGGTGGCTCCGCCAGGGCAACACCGCCGCCAGCACCTCCCGCGCCCTCGACGCCCCCGACCTCGACCTCTTCATCGACGCACGGGTGAGCGACCTCGCGACTCGTGACCCGGGGACCAGTCCCGAAGGAGACCCGACGCCGTGA